The Leifsonia xyli genomic sequence ACGTGGGAACGGCACCGAGACGTGCAAAGGGCTGCCCGTGACGTCGGTGGGAAGCGGAATGCCGAGGAGCTCCGCGGCGGTCTGATGGCTGAAGACCGCTTCCTGCGGCATGAGCGGAAGATAAGCGAGACAGAGCGCGGGCACACTGCGCGCCTCGACATTGATGCGCACTCCATGGAAGGGGTGCAGCGGATCGGGGTGGCGCGTCGGTCGTGTCGTCGTGTGCCATGAATCGCCTCGCATACTCCATGATCTCGACGCTCTCCTGAGCGCGGCGACACACGTCCGATGCTGTGGAGAAGTCGCCCATCCACAACCCCATCGCGCATCCGACGTGGCGTTGATTCGTCACGAATGGGCGCGATTCGTGACGAATGGCGTTGATTCGTCACGAATGGGCGGGGTGAGGGACGGGGTCAGACCTCGTCGCGCCAGGAGTGGGTGGGGGCGTAGCCGAGGATGCGGCGGGCCTTGTCGATGGAGAGCAGGGTGTCGTTGGTGCCGAGGTCTCGCTTCAGCGGGACGCCGGGGAAGACCTCGGCGACCAGCTCCGCGTTGGGGCGGCTCATGACGGTGTCGGCGGCGGCGATGATGAAGCGGTCGAAGCCGGTCGTATCCCACTCGAGGGCGCGGCGGATCGCCTGGGCGCCGTCGCGCGCGTCGATGTAGCCCCACAGGTTCCACTTGCGGGCCCACGGGTCGTCGTCGAAGGCGGGAAAGGCCGCGTAGTCCTCGGGGTCCATGACGTTGGAGAAGCGGAGCGCGACGATCTTCAGCGCCGGGTCCCAGCGCACGAGCTCGATCGCCATCTGCTCCTCGAGGTGCTTCACCAGCGAGTACGTGCTCTCCGGCCGGGCCGGGTAGTCCTCGTCCACCGGGATGTACGGCGGCGGCACGTCGAACGGCAGGCCCAGGACGGTCTCGCTCGACGCGTACACGACGTTGCGGATGCCCGCCCGTCGTGCCGCCTGGAAGACGTTGTAGGTGACGCGGATGTTGTTGTGGAACGTCGCCACGTCGCTCAGGATGCCGGGCGCCGGGATGGCGGCGAGGTGCACGATCGCGTCGAAGCCGTCGTGCTGGTCGTTCACCCCGAGGATGGCGTCGATCGTCTGCCCGTAGTCGGTCAGGTCGACGCGGACGAAGCCGGGCCCGCGCTCCCCCGTCGCGTCCAGGGAGACGACGTGGTCCCCGTTCTTCCGCAGCTCGCGCACCACAGTGCGTCCGAGCTTGCCCGATCCTCCGGTGACCGCAATGCGCATACGGCCATCCTAGGCCGAGGCGTCAGAACCAGTCGGACTCGCGCACCTGCTTCATCGCCTCGCGCCGGCTCTCCTTGTCGAGGCGGTCGAGGTAGAGCTTGCCGTCGAGGTGGTCGGTCTCGTGCTGGAGCGCCTGCGCGAGGACACCGGTGCCGGCGACCTCGATCGGGTTGCCGTCGAGGTCGACGCCGGTCACACGGGCGTACGGGTAGCGCAGGGTCTTGAACCAGAGGCCCGGGACGGAGAGGCAGCCCTCGTCCATCAGCTCCGGCTCCCCCGACACCTCGGCCAGGACGGGGTTGATCACGTAGCCGACCTGGCCATCCACGTTGTAGCTGAAGGCGCGCTCGTTGACGCCGATCTGCGGAGCGGCGACGCCGGCGCGTCCGGGCGGCAGGACGCTGTCGACCAGGTCCTCGACGAGGCCGCGGACGCCGTCGTCGATGTCGCCGATCGGCTCCGACGGGGTCTTCAGCACGGGGTCGCCGAACAGGCGGATCTGGCGTTCGGTCACAGGTACTCCTCGAAACGGCGGGATGGACGGGGTCAGTCGCGTTCGGCCGGCAGGCCCTCGACCACGAGGGCGGCCAGCGTGCGGGCGGAGAGGCGCGTCAGCGGCTTGAGGTCCTTCCACGACACCACGGAGCCCGCGGCCAGCTGCGGGTCGTACGGGATGCGCACGATTTCGCGGACGCGCGACCGGAAGTGCGCCTCGATCTCCTCCAGCTTGACCAGGTTGGTGGCGTGCGTGGCGGTGTTCAGCGCGACGACGGCGTTGCGGACGAGGTCGCCGTAGCCGTTCGCCTCGAGCCAGGTCAGGGTCTCGGACGCGAGACGCGCCTCATCCACGCTGCCGCCGGAGACGATGACGAGCGAGTCGGCGCGCTGCAGAGTCGCCCGCATGACCGAGTGGACGATGCCGGTGCCGCAGTCGGTGAGCACGATCGAGTAGAAGCGCGCCGAGAGGTCGGCGACGACGTTGTAGTCGTTCTCGTCGAACGCCTCGGAGAGCATCGGGTCGGTGTCGGACGCGAGGATGTCGAGGCGCGTCTCATCGCGCGAGACGAGCGTCGAGAAGTCGGTGAAGCCGCCGATGCTCGCGGCCTTGTGCACCACGTCCCGGACCGTCGAGCGCGTCTGGCGCGGCACGCGCTCGGACAGCGTCCCGCGGTCGGGGTTCGCGTCGATCGCGATGATGCGGTCCTCGCGGGCCGAGGCGAGCGCCATCCCGAGCAGCGTGGTCACGGTGGTCTTGCCGACGCCGCCCTTGCGCGTGAGCACGGGCACGAAGCGCGCGCCGCCCTCCAGCTGCTTCTGGATGCGGTGGTCGAGCTCCTTGCGGGCGCGCACCTTGGCGGAGTCGCCGAGGTTCACGGTGCGGAACGTCACGTTGTAGACGAACCGCTGCCACGGACCCTCGGGACCCGGTCGCGTCTTGCGGTTGACCTCGAGGAGGCGGTCGGCGGTCAGCATGGCTGCAGGCTCCGGCTGCACCGAGTGCTCGCCGCGCAGACGGTCGCGGCGGGAGCCGGCGAACGGCTCCGGGGCCGGGAGCGCGGTGACGGGCTCGGTTGCGCCGTCGGCCGGCTCCGGCGCGGTCGCGAGCCGCGACGCGACGATCGCGACCGACATGGTCGTCGGCTCGGTCGGCGACGCGACGAACCCCGGGTCGACCGGGACCTCGTCGATCGCCACGGCGGCCTCGTCCTCCGGCATCTCATGCGGCTGTGCCGGCGGAAGGTCGACGGCGATGCTGAGGTTGGCGTCCACATCGAGCGACGGCAGCGGCTCGAACGCGGGCGCCGGCGTCAGCTCGTCGTCGGCCGGCACCAGCTCGCGCGCGGTGCGCTCCTCCTCCGGCCGACCGGCATCATGACTCTCGGCCACGTCGTCGCATTCTCCTTCTGCCGCGGGTGGGTCCCGCGACTCGTCATTGTAGGCCGTCGACCCGCTCAGGCGGGCTGGATGACCACGATAAGGTCACCCGCGTCCACCTGCTGGGTCTTCGGGATCGCGAGCCGCTCGACCGTGCCGGCGATGGGGGTCGTGATCGCGGCCTCCATCTTCATCGCCTCGATGGAGGCGACCGCCTGGCCCGCCGCAACCTGATCGCCGATCGCGACCTGCAGGGTCACGACGCCCGAGAACGGTGCGGCGATGTGCCCCGGCTTGGCCGTGTCCGCCTTCTCGGCGGCCTTCGACTCGACCGTAATGCTGCGGTCGCGCACGAACACCGGCCGCAATTGGCCGTTGAGCGTGGTCATGACCGTGCGCATGCCCTTCTCGTCGGCCTCGCCGATCGCCTCGAGCCCGAGGTAGAGGCGCACGCCGCGGCTGAACTCGATGACGTGCTCGCTGCCCTGCTTGAGCCCGTAGAGGTAGTCGAGGGAGTCCACCACCGAGAGGTCGCCGAACAGCTCGCGCATCTGCTCGTAGATGCGGGTCGGCGCGGGGAACAGCAGGCGGTTCAGGGTCGCCCGGCGCTCCTCGCTCGATCCCTCCAGCGCGGAGGCGTCGTCGGCGGAGAGGTCCTCCACGCCGACCTTGACCGTCTTGCCCGCCAGCACCTTGGTGCGGAAGGGCTCCGGCCAGCCGCCGGGCAGCTCGCCCAGCTCGCCCGCCATGAAGCCGACCACCGAGTCCGGGATGTCGTAGTTCTGCGGGTTCTCGGCGAAGTCGTCGGGGTCGGCCTTCACCGCGGCCAGGTGCAGCGCGAGGTCGCCGACGACCTTGGACGACGGCGTCACCTTCGGGATGCGGCCCAGGATGCGGTTCGCGGCCGCGTACATGTCCTCGACGAGCTCGAAGTCCTCCGCGAGGCCCAGCGCCTTCGCCTGCTGGCGCAGGTTGGAGAGCTGGCCGCCGGGGATCTCGTGCTTGTACACGCGACCCGTGGGGCCGGGCAGGCCCGACTCGAACGGACGGTAGACCTGGCGCACGGCCTCCCAGTAGGGCTCGAGGTCTTCGACCGCGGAGAGCGAGATGCCGGTGTCGCGCTCGGTGTGCGCGAGGGCGGCGACGAGGGCGGAGGCGCTCGGCTGGCTGGTGGTTCCGGCCATCGGGGCGCTCGCCACATCCACCGCGTCCGCTCCGGCGCGCGAGGCCGCGAGCAGCGTGGCCAGCTGGCCGCCCGGGGTGTCGTGCGTGTGCACGTGCACCGGCAGGTCGAACCGCTCGCGGAACGCCGCGACCAGCTTCTCGGCCGCGGCCGGGCGCAGCAGGCCCGCCATGTCCTTGACCGCGAGGATGTGCGCGCCCGACTCGACGATCTGCTCCGCGAGGCGCAGGTAGTAGTCGAGCGTGTACAGGTCTTCGGCCGGGTCGAGCAGGTCGCCGGTGTAGCAGACGGCGACCTCGGCGATCGAGGAGCCGGTGGCGAGCACCGACTCGATGGCGGGGCGCATCTGCGACACGTCGTTGAGGGCGTCGAAGATGCGGAAGATGTCGACGCCGGTCGCCGCGGCCTCGCGCACGAAGGCGTCGGTCACCTGCGTCGGGTACGGCGTGTACCCGACGGTGTTGCGGCCGCGGAGCAGCATCTGGATGTTGATGTTCGGCAGCGCCTCGCGCAGCGTCGCCAGACGCTCCCACGGGTCCTCGCCGAGGAAGCGCAGCGCGACGTCGTAGGTCGCACCTCCCCAGGCCTCGACCGAGAGCAGCTCGGGCGTCATGCGCGCCACGTAGGGCGCGACCGCGACGAGGTCGCGGGTGCGGACGCGGGTCGCGAGCAGCGACTGGTGTGCGTCGCGGAACGTGGTCTCGGTGACAGCGAGGGCCTTCTGCGCGCGCAGCGCCTCCGCGAAGCCCTTCGGGCCCAGCTCGAGCAGGCGCTGACGCGAGCCTGCGGGGGCCGGGGCGCTGAGGTCGATGTGCGGCAGCTTCTCGACCGGGTCGGCGGTCTGCGGACGCGGGCCGTTCGGCTGGTTGACGGTGACGTCGGCGAGCCAGTTGAGGACCTTCGTGCCGCGGTCCTTCGAGGCGCGGCCGCGGAACAGCTCCGGGCGCTCCTCGATGAAGGAGGTGGAGACGTTGCCGGCGATGAAGTCCGGGTCCTCCATCACGGCCTGCAGGAACGGGATGTTCGTGGCGACGCCGCGGACGCGGAACTCGGCCAGCGCCCGGCGGGCGCGCAGCACGGCGGCCGGGAAGTCACGGCCGCGGGTGATCAGCTTCGCGAGCATGGAGTCGAAGTGCGGGCTGATCTGGGCGCCCGGGTTGATCGTGCCGCCGTCGAGGCGGATGCCGGCGCCGCCCGGCGAGCGGTACGTCGTGATCTTGCCGGTGTCGGGCCGGAAGCCCGCGGTCGGGTCCTCGGTGGTGATGCGGCACTGCAGGGCGGCGCCGCGCATCTGGACGCTGTCCTGGCTCAGTCCGAGGTCGGCCAGCGACTCGCCCGCCGCGATGCGGATCTGCGACTGCACCAGGTCGACGTCGGTGATCTCCTCCGTGACCGTGTGCTCGACCTGGATGCGCGGGTTCATCTCGATGAACACGTGCTGGCCGGCGCGCTCGCCCGCGGTGTCGAGCAGGAACTCGACCGTGCCAGCGTTCTCGTAGTTGATCGACTTCGCGAACGCGATGGCGTCCCGGTAGAGCGCCTGACGGATGTCGTCGGAGAGGTTCGGGGCCGGGGCGATCTCGACCACCTTCTGGTGGCGGCGCTGGACCGAGCAGTCGCGCTCGAACAGGTGGATGGTGTCCCCCGAGCCGTCGGCGAGGATCTGCACCTCGATGTGACGCGGACGGAGCACCGCCTGCTCCAGGAACATGGTGGGGTCGCCGAACGCGCTGTCCGCCTCGCGCATGGCCTCTTCGAGGGCCGGGCGCAGCTCCTCCTTGGTCGCGACGCGACGCATCCCGCGGCCGCCGCCGCCGGCGACCGCCTTGGCGAAGATGGGGAACCCGATGGCGTCGGCGCCCGCCAGCAGCTCGTCGATGTCGCGCGACGGCGGGGTCGACTTGAGCACGGGGACGCCCGCGGCGATGGCGTGCTCCTTGGCGGTCACCTTGTTGCCGGCCATCTCGAGCACCTCGGCGCGCGGGCCGATGAAGGCGATGCCGGCCGCGCGGGCGGCCTCGGCGAGCTCGGGGTTCTCGGAGAGGAAGCCGTAGCCCGGGTAGATGGCGTCGGCGCCGGACTCCTGCGCGACGCGGATGATCTCCGCCACATCGAGGTAGGCGCGGACCGGGTGCCCGGGCTCGCCGATCTGGTACGCCTCGTCCGCCTTCAGCCGGTGCATCGAGTTGCGATCCTCGTACGGGAACACGGCGACGGTCTGGGCGCCCAGCTCATATGCGGCCCGGAAGGCCCGGATGGCGATTTCACCGCGGTTGGCAACGAGGATCTTTCGGAACATGGGGACCTTTCGAGCAGGGGTGATCACCACACAGCAAACGGTTAGGTTCTCTAAGACTAGTGAAGGTAACGTGGCTCTCGTGCACGTACTCAGCGTTAGCTCCCTCAAGGGCGGTGTCGGTAAGACCACTGTGACGCTCGGTCTGGCGTCCGCGGCGTTCGCCAAAGGGCTGCGCACTCTGGTCGTCGACCTCGATCCGCAGTCGGACGTCTCGACCGGCATGGACATCCAGGTCGCCGGTCACCTCAACGTCGCCGACGTGCTCGCCTCCCCCAAGGAGAAGATCGTGCGCGCGGCGATCGCGCCGTCCGGCTGGACGAAGGGCCGCTCCGGCACGATCGACGTGATGATCGGCAGCCCGTCGGCGATCAACTTCGACGGCCCGCACCCGAGCATCCGTGACATCTGGAAGCTCGAGGAGGCGCTTGCGAACGTCGAGCACGACTACGAGTTGGTGCTGATCGACTGCGCGCCGTCCCTCAACGCGCTGACCCGCACGGCCTGGGCCGCGAGCGACCGCGTCGCCGTGGTGACCGAGCCGGGCCTGTTCTCCGTCGCGGCCGCCGACCGCGCGCTGCGCGCGATCGAGGAGATCCGCCGTGGTCTGTCACCGCGCCTCCAGCCGCTGGGCATCATCGTCAACCGTGCGCGCGTGCAGTCGCTGGAGCACCAGTTCCGCATCAAGGAGCTGCGCGACATGTTCGGCCCGCTCGTGCTCTCCCCCAGCTGCCGGAGCGCACGTCGCTGCAGCAGGCGCAGGGCGCGGCGAAGCCGCTGCACGTCTGGCCGGGCGAGAGCGCGCAGGAGATGGCGCACAACTTCGACCTGCTGCTCGAGCGCGTGCTGCGCACCGCTCGCCTCGGCGAATACGCGACCGCCCAGTCCTGAGCCCCGCCTCCCGGCGCCTCCCCACCCCCGCGAAGTGCAGCTTGTTGCGCACTCGAACGGCGTGTCGAGCGCAACTAGCTGCACTTCGAGCGCGGTGGGAGGGGGATGCGCGGCGGGCGCGAGCGCGTCAGGAGGCGCGGGTGCGCGCGGCGCGACGAGCGGCGAGCTCGTCCATGGCGTCAGGCTGGGTGTCGAGCTCGACGAGGCTGGTCTCCACCTCGCGGAGGACCTTGCCGACCGCGATGCCGAAGACGCCCTGCCCACGGCTGACCAGGTCGATCACCTCGTCGTTCGAGGTGCAGAGGTAGACGCTCGCGCCGTCGCTCATCAGCGTGGTCTGCGCGAGGTCGTTCACGCCCGACTCTCGGAGCTGGTTGACCGCGGTGCGGATCTGCTGCAGCGAGATGCCGGTGTCGAGGAGGCGCTTCACGAGCTTGAGCACGAGGATGTCGCGGAAGCCGTACAGGCGCTGCGAGCCGGAACCGGCGGCGCCGCGGACGGTCGGCTCGACGAGGCCCGTCCGGGCCCAGTAGTCGAGCTGCCGGTAGGAGATGCCGGCGGCGCGGGCGGCGACCGCGCCGCGGTAGCCGTTCACGTCGTCCATCTCGGGCAGGCCGTCGGTGAAGAGCAGGCCCAGGTCGTAGCGGGAGGCGCCGTCGTCACGACTCAGTTCGCTCATGAAGATCGCCTCTCACCCGGGTAGTGGATCGCGCGCCGCAACCGCGTCGCTTCATCCACGGTACCCATGCGGGCGTCGCCGGGCAACGACATCCGTGGTTTCGGCGTCGGCGTGTCGGTCCGGCCGGCCCCGGTCACGGCCGAAGCCGGGCGATGGACGACCGGATGATGCTGCCGCGCACCACGTCGAGCTGGGCCGCGATCTCGCGGGCGAGCTCAGCCGTCCGGGCCTTCGCGGTCGCGTCGTTCCGCCGCGCGATCGGCACCAGGGCCGTCTCGATCAGGCCGATCTCGCGCTCCGCGGCCGCGCGGAAACCGCGTAGGTGCCGGGGCTCGATGCCGTTCCGCCGCAGCTCCGCCAGGGCGCGGAGCACCGTCAGCGCCTCATCGCCGTAGGAATCGGAGGCGGGGATAAGCGACGCGCTCACGGAGTCCTGGAGCAGCTCGGCGTCGGCTCCGGCCTCGCGGAGGAGGTCGTCACGCCGGTAGCGCCGCGACCCGCCGAGAATGGATCCCGCCGGTGCGGTGCCCGGGAAGGCCGGATCGAGTCCCGCGTCGAGGTCGGCGAAGTACTTCTTGATGACCTTGAGCGGGAGGTAGTGGTCGCGCTGCATGGCGAGCACCGCCCGCAGCCGCTCCACGTCGAGGGTGGAGAACTTCCGGTACCCGGAGGCCGTGCGGGCGGGCGAGACCAGCCCGCGCTCCTCCAGGAAGCGCAGCTTCGACGACGACAGGTCCGGGAACTCGGGGCTGAGGCGAGCGAGGACCTGGCCGATGCTGAGCAGGGCCGGTGCGTCGCCGGCGGCCCGCTGGGCCGGCCGGGCCACTAGCCGTTCGCCGCTGCGGCGAGGTCGTGGCGCGACGCGTAGAACGTAAGGCGGAACTTGCCGATCTGGACCT encodes the following:
- a CDS encoding UDP-glucose 4-epimerase encodes the protein MRIAVTGGSGKLGRTVVRELRKNGDHVVSLDATGERGPGFVRVDLTDYGQTIDAILGVNDQHDGFDAIVHLAAIPAPGILSDVATFHNNIRVTYNVFQAARRAGIRNVVYASSETVLGLPFDVPPPYIPVDEDYPARPESTYSLVKHLEEQMAIELVRWDPALKIVALRFSNVMDPEDYAAFPAFDDDPWARKWNLWGYIDARDGAQAIRRALEWDTTGFDRFIIAAADTVMSRPNAELVAEVFPGVPLKRDLGTNDTLLSIDKARRILGYAPTHSWRDEV
- a CDS encoding peptide deformylase, which encodes MTERQIRLFGDPVLKTPSEPIGDIDDGVRGLVEDLVDSVLPPGRAGVAAPQIGVNERAFSYNVDGQVGYVINPVLAEVSGEPELMDEGCLSVPGLWFKTLRYPYARVTGVDLDGNPIEVAGTGVLAQALQHETDHLDGKLYLDRLDKESRREAMKQVRESDWF
- a CDS encoding pyruvate carboxylase (biotin-containing enzyme that catalyzes a two step carboxylation of pyruvate to oxaloacetate), encoding MFRKILVANRGEIAIRAFRAAYELGAQTVAVFPYEDRNSMHRLKADEAYQIGEPGHPVRAYLDVAEIIRVAQESGADAIYPGYGFLSENPELAEAARAAGIAFIGPRAEVLEMAGNKVTAKEHAIAAGVPVLKSTPPSRDIDELLAGADAIGFPIFAKAVAGGGGRGMRRVATKEELRPALEEAMREADSAFGDPTMFLEQAVLRPRHIEVQILADGSGDTIHLFERDCSVQRRHQKVVEIAPAPNLSDDIRQALYRDAIAFAKSINYENAGTVEFLLDTAGERAGQHVFIEMNPRIQVEHTVTEEITDVDLVQSQIRIAAGESLADLGLSQDSVQMRGAALQCRITTEDPTAGFRPDTGKITTYRSPGGAGIRLDGGTINPGAQISPHFDSMLAKLITRGRDFPAAVLRARRALAEFRVRGVATNIPFLQAVMEDPDFIAGNVSTSFIEERPELFRGRASKDRGTKVLNWLADVTVNQPNGPRPQTADPVEKLPHIDLSAPAPAGSRQRLLELGPKGFAEALRAQKALAVTETTFRDAHQSLLATRVRTRDLVAVAPYVARMTPELLSVEAWGGATYDVALRFLGEDPWERLATLREALPNINIQMLLRGRNTVGYTPYPTQVTDAFVREAAATGVDIFRIFDALNDVSQMRPAIESVLATGSSIAEVAVCYTGDLLDPAEDLYTLDYYLRLAEQIVESGAHILAVKDMAGLLRPAAAEKLVAAFRERFDLPVHVHTHDTPGGQLATLLAASRAGADAVDVASAPMAGTTSQPSASALVAALAHTERDTGISLSAVEDLEPYWEAVRQVYRPFESGLPGPTGRVYKHEIPGGQLSNLRQQAKALGLAEDFELVEDMYAAANRILGRIPKVTPSSKVVGDLALHLAAVKADPDDFAENPQNYDIPDSVVGFMAGELGELPGGWPEPFRTKVLAGKTVKVGVEDLSADDASALEGSSEERRATLNRLLFPAPTRIYEQMRELFGDLSVVDSLDYLYGLKQGSEHVIEFSRGVRLYLGLEAIGEADEKGMRTVMTTLNGQLRPVFVRDRSITVESKAAEKADTAKPGHIAAPFSGVVTLQVAIGDQVAAGQAVASIEAMKMEAAITTPIAGTVERLAIPKTQQVDAGDLIVVIQPA
- a CDS encoding transcriptional regulator produces the protein MSELSRDDGASRYDLGLLFTDGLPEMDDVNGYRGAVAARAAGISYRQLDYWARTGLVEPTVRGAAGSGSQRLYGFRDILVLKLVKRLLDTGISLQQIRTAVNQLRESGVNDLAQTTLMSDGASVYLCTSNDEVIDLVSRGQGVFGIAVGKVLREVETSLVELDTQPDAMDELAARRAARTRAS
- a CDS encoding MerR family transcriptional regulator codes for the protein MARPAQRAAGDAPALLSIGQVLARLSPEFPDLSSSKLRFLEERGLVSPARTASGYRKFSTLDVERLRAVLAMQRDHYLPLKVIKKYFADLDAGLDPAFPGTAPAGSILGGSRRYRRDDLLREAGADAELLQDSVSASLIPASDSYGDEALTVLRALAELRRNGIEPRHLRGFRAAAEREIGLIETALVPIARRNDATAKARTAELAREIAAQLDVVRGSIIRSSIARLRP